One window from the genome of Armatimonadota bacterium encodes:
- a CDS encoding aminopeptidase: MTDPRLARLADVLIHYSLKVRPGQLVRVSGPALAAPLIAEAYRTALEAGAHVHTRVNVDGLDELFFKKATDEQLRFVSPLLEYEVERIDAELGIWAHYNTRSLTGVDPARQAIRREATRALNRRFLERAAEGALRWCGTQYPTHADAQDAEMSLSEYEEFVFGAGLIDHPDPVAAWEKVQREQERIVRLLETRDELRLTGPDVDLTVRTGGRRWINAAGEHNFPDGEVFTAPLENATAGRVRFSFPAIYSGREVHGITLTFSEGRVVEATAEKGEEFLRAMLDLDAGARVLGEFAFGLNYGIARFTKNILFDEKIGGTVHLAVGAAYPETGGTNTSGLHWDMICDMRAGSEVWADGEVIYRNGSFVV; encoded by the coding sequence ATGACTGACCCACGCCTCGCCAGACTCGCTGACGTATTGATTCACTACTCCCTGAAGGTGCGGCCGGGCCAGCTCGTCCGCGTCTCCGGCCCGGCGCTGGCCGCGCCGCTCATTGCCGAGGCGTATCGAACGGCCCTGGAGGCCGGCGCGCACGTCCACACGCGCGTAAACGTTGATGGCCTCGACGAGCTGTTCTTCAAGAAGGCCACCGATGAGCAGTTGAGGTTCGTCTCTCCCTTGCTTGAGTACGAGGTCGAAAGGATTGACGCCGAACTTGGGATCTGGGCGCACTACAACACCCGGTCCCTGACCGGCGTTGACCCTGCCCGCCAGGCCATCCGCCGCGAGGCAACCCGCGCGTTGAACCGGCGGTTCCTCGAGCGAGCCGCGGAAGGAGCGCTGCGCTGGTGCGGCACCCAGTATCCCACGCACGCCGACGCCCAGGACGCCGAGATGTCGCTGTCCGAATACGAGGAGTTCGTGTTTGGCGCGGGCCTGATCGACCATCCTGATCCTGTCGCGGCATGGGAGAAGGTGCAGCGGGAGCAGGAGCGCATCGTGCGCTTGCTGGAGACGAGAGACGAGCTGCGGCTGACGGGCCCGGACGTTGACCTTACCGTGCGCACCGGGGGCCGCCGGTGGATCAACGCGGCGGGCGAGCACAACTTCCCCGACGGCGAGGTCTTCACCGCACCGCTTGAGAACGCCACGGCCGGCCGTGTGCGGTTCTCGTTTCCGGCCATCTACAGCGGGCGGGAGGTGCATGGGATCACCTTGACCTTCTCCGAAGGGCGCGTGGTTGAGGCAACGGCCGAGAAGGGCGAGGAGTTCCTGCGCGCGATGCTGGATCTCGACGCCGGAGCGCGCGTGCTCGGGGAGTTCGCCTTCGGTCTGAACTACGGCATTGCCCGGTTCACGAAGAACATCCTGTTCGACGAGAAGATCGGGGGCACCGTGCACCTGGCCGTGGGCGCGGCCTATCCCGAGACCGGAGGCACCAACACCTCAGGGCTGCACTGGGACATGATCTGTGACATGCGGGCCGGGAGCGAGGTCTGGGCCGACGGCGAGGTGATCTACCGGAACGGGTCCTTCGTGGTATAG
- a CDS encoding uracil-DNA glycosylase yields MARYSSLAALNSAIVACRRCPRLVAYREAVARLRRPKYSSWDYWGRPVPGVGDPRARILLVGLAPAAHGANRTGRMFTGDGSGEFLTAALHRAGLASQPTSEHRDDGLRLRFAYLASAARCAPPGNRPLPEELDACRVFLAQELRLLRGLRVIVALGRVAFDAVLRAAADLEWQRPHPRPVFAHGAAALIARPRAGPVARPVAGPGARPIVLLASYHPSRQNTQTGRLTAEMLNRVMRQAVLRAGRSA; encoded by the coding sequence ATGGCCCGCTATTCATCTCTCGCCGCGCTCAACTCCGCCATTGTTGCATGCCGCCGATGCCCGCGGCTCGTGGCCTACAGGGAAGCCGTAGCCCGGCTGCGCAGGCCGAAGTACAGCTCGTGGGACTATTGGGGCCGGCCGGTGCCCGGGGTCGGTGATCCGCGCGCCCGCATCCTGCTGGTAGGCCTCGCCCCGGCCGCGCACGGCGCCAACCGTACCGGGCGCATGTTCACCGGCGACGGCTCCGGGGAGTTCCTGACCGCGGCGCTGCACCGGGCAGGCCTGGCCTCCCAGCCCACCTCGGAGCACCGCGACGATGGGCTGCGTCTGCGCTTCGCGTATCTTGCCTCCGCGGCCCGATGCGCGCCGCCGGGTAACAGGCCGCTCCCAGAGGAACTGGATGCCTGCCGTGTGTTCCTGGCCCAGGAGCTCCGGCTTCTGCGTGGCCTGCGGGTGATCGTCGCGCTAGGGCGGGTTGCGTTTGATGCGGTGCTGCGCGCGGCCGCGGACCTCGAATGGCAGCGGCCGCATCCGCGGCCCGTGTTCGCGCACGGGGCGGCGGCCCTGATCGCGCGGCCACGTGCTGGGCCAGTAGCGCGACCGGTCGCTGGGCCGGGCGCTCGTCCGATTGTACTGCTCGCTTCTTATCATCCGAGCCGTCAGAACACCCAGACCGGAAGGCTGACCGCTGAAATGCTCAATCGGGTGATGCGCCAGGCAGTCCTGCGCGCCGGAAGATCAGCGTGA
- a CDS encoding DUF2335 domain-containing protein yields MRLMEATYAGPLPPPDMLEQYNRAFPGCAERIVKMAEEQGHHRQALERVVIESKIQNERRGQWFAFILGMAGIAGAVYLVTIGKSLEGFGVFLLSLGSLVGAFLVAQRRQARELEDKRRDIEAARARGG; encoded by the coding sequence GTGAGGCTGATGGAGGCAACTTACGCCGGGCCTCTTCCGCCTCCTGATATGTTGGAGCAGTATAATCGTGCCTTTCCTGGCTGTGCCGAGCGCATTGTCAAGATGGCCGAAGAGCAAGGGCATCATCGTCAGGCGCTTGAGAGGGTTGTCATCGAATCGAAGATTCAGAACGAGAGGCGAGGCCAGTGGTTCGCGTTCATCCTCGGTATGGCCGGCATTGCTGGAGCGGTTTACCTCGTCACCATCGGGAAATCTCTCGAAGGCTTCGGTGTCTTTCTGCTTAGCCTCGGCAGTCTTGTCGGCGCATTCCTTGTCGCACAGCGCCGGCAGGCGAGGGAGTTAGAAGACAAGCGCAGAGACATCGAGGCCGCCCGCGCGCGCGGTGGATGA